Proteins from a genomic interval of Trichoderma breve strain T069 chromosome 2, whole genome shotgun sequence:
- a CDS encoding acetohydroxy acid isomeroreductase, NADPH-binding domain-containing protein: MASKAFSKTLRAPIARQLIAPRVAQRSYIAARSATRAVAAARPALAGLSQQQVRGLKTVDFAGVKEDVYERADWPQEKLLEYFKNDTLALIGYGSQGHGQGLNLRDNGLNVIVGVRKNGKSWNDAIQDGWVPGKNLFEVDDAITRGTIVMNLLSDAAQSETWPSIKPQLTEGKTLYFSHGFSPVFKDLTKVDVPKNIDVILCAPKGSGRTVRSLFREGRGINSSFAVFQDVSGKAEEKAVALGVAIGSGYLYKTTFEKEVYSDLYGERGCLMGGIHGMFLAQYEVLRERGHSPSEAFNETVEEATQSLYPLIGANGMDWMFEACSTTARRGAIDWTPKFKDALKPVFNSLYDSVKDGSETKRSLEYNSQPDYRQKYEAELEEIRNLEIWRAGKAVRSLRPENQK, from the exons CGCCTCGCGTCGCCCAGCGCTCCTACATCGCTGCTCGAAGCGCCACTCGTGCcgtcgctgctgctcgccCGGCTCTGGCTGGTCTCTCTCAGCAGCAGGTCCGTGGTCTCAAGACCGTCGACTTTGCCGGTGTCAAGGAGGACGTCTATG AGCGTGCCGACTGGCCCCAAGAGAAGCTTTTG GAGTACTTCAAGAACGACACCCTTGCCCTCATCGGCTACGGCTCCCAGGGCCACGGCCAGGGTCTCAACCTCCGCGACAACGGCCTCAACGTCATTGTTGGTGTTCGAAAGAACGGCAAGTCATGGAACGACGCCATCCAGGATGGCTGGGTTCCTGGCAAGAACCTCTTCGAGGTTGACGATGCCATCACCCGTGGTACCATCGTCATGAACCTTCTCAGTGATGCCGCTCAGTCCGAGACTTGGCCCTCCATCAAGCCCCAGCTTACTGAGGGCAAG ACCCTGTACTTCTCCCACGGTTTCTCCCCCGTCTTCAAGGACCTCACCAAAGTTGATGTCCCCAAGAACATTGACGTCATCCTTTGCGCTCCCAAGGGCTCTGGCCGAACTGTCCGCTCTCTCTTCCGTGAGGGCCGTGGTATCAACTCCTCTTTCGCCGTCTTCCAGGATGTGAGCGGtaaggctgaggagaaggccGTTGCCCTGGGTGTCGCCATTGGCTCCGGTTACCTGTACAAGACCACCTTTGAGAAGGAGGTCTACTCTGACCTGTACGGTGAGCGTGGTTGCTTGATGGGTGGTATCCACGGCATGTTCCTTGCCCAGTACGAGGTTCTCCGTGAGCGTGGCCACAGCCCCAGCGAGGCCTTCAACGAGACCGTCGAGGAGGCCACTCAGAGCTTGTACCCTCTGATTGGTGCCAACGGCATGGATTGGATGTTCGAGGCCTGCTCTACCACTGCCCGTCGTGGTGCCATTGACTGGACccccaagttcaaggatGCCCTGAAGCCCGTCTTCAACAGCCTGTACGACAGCGTCAAGGATGGTTCCGAGACCAAGCGATCCCTCGAGTACAACAGCCAGCCCGACTACCGCCAGAAGTATGAGGCCGAGTTGGAGGAGATCCGAAACCTGGAGATCTGGAGAGCCGGCAAGGCCGTCCG CTCCCTGCGACCCGAGAACCAGAAATAA